A single genomic interval of Oleidesulfovibrio alaskensis DSM 16109 harbors:
- a CDS encoding FlgO family outer membrane protein yields MERQTMREHAMVFGQEGMKVLTAAVATALLLCALVHSPVRAAVNGAATRMPEYRDSAAGQAESESFLTRADFAAADALHAALARRLSTRSPVLVASLVELNDFGQTSTFGRLVSQQVASRLGQHGYRVMDVRLGAELVSRRHEGEFMMTRETAKMLETRYAAQAVLLGNYVVARGEVFVSLRVLRLDDRSIVAAHEFSVPNTGAVRALLSTPKPFDSGLWSRYAQRHRVFAPGESAVPEVPVQREEAGDTVTGGFAPFK; encoded by the coding sequence ATGGAGCGACAGACAATGCGTGAGCACGCTATGGTTTTCGGGCAGGAAGGCATGAAGGTATTGACGGCAGCGGTGGCAACCGCTCTGCTGCTGTGCGCGCTGGTGCACAGTCCGGTACGCGCGGCGGTAAACGGTGCCGCCACCAGAATGCCGGAATACAGAGACAGCGCCGCAGGACAGGCAGAGAGTGAATCTTTTCTGACCAGAGCGGATTTTGCCGCAGCGGATGCACTGCACGCGGCGCTGGCGCGGCGTCTCAGTACCCGCAGTCCCGTTCTGGTGGCCTCGCTGGTGGAGCTTAATGACTTCGGGCAGACATCGACATTCGGCAGGCTGGTTTCGCAGCAGGTGGCATCACGCCTGGGCCAGCACGGATACCGCGTCATGGATGTGCGGCTGGGGGCGGAACTGGTTTCGCGCCGGCATGAAGGAGAATTCATGATGACCCGTGAAACTGCAAAAATGCTGGAAACACGGTATGCCGCGCAGGCCGTGCTGTTGGGCAACTATGTGGTTGCACGCGGAGAGGTTTTTGTCTCGCTGCGGGTGCTGCGGCTGGATGACCGTTCCATTGTTGCGGCTCATGAATTTTCGGTGCCCAACACCGGTGCGGTGCGGGCGTTGCTCAGCACGCCGAAGCCCTTTGACAGCGGACTGTGGTCGCGGTATGCGCAGCGGCACAGGGTGTTTGCGCCCGGTGAATCCGCGGTGCCGGAAGTTCCGGTACAGCGGGAAGAAGCAGGTGATACGGTTACCGGCGGGTTCGCCCCGTTCAAGTAG
- a CDS encoding Hpt domain-containing protein yields MATRPMELPVFAPDEAAQHLGLRREDVLYLAGMFLQDVKAWRETLETVAVQPDLLRAAAHRLKGEAANLGAQALRAAAFALESAILSGSCRVQTEELRLALLAELEAFAQEMHDGWQGKEAGVSKVTD; encoded by the coding sequence ATGGCCACAAGACCTATGGAACTGCCGGTTTTTGCACCGGACGAAGCCGCACAGCATCTGGGGCTGCGGCGTGAGGACGTGCTTTATCTGGCAGGCATGTTTTTGCAGGATGTGAAAGCATGGCGCGAAACGCTGGAAACTGTGGCCGTGCAGCCTGATTTGCTGCGGGCTGCGGCTCACCGGCTGAAAGGTGAAGCCGCCAATCTGGGAGCGCAGGCACTGCGGGCGGCTGCCTTTGCACTTGAAAGTGCCATTCTTTCCGGTTCCTGCAGGGTGCAGACCGAAGAATTGCGCCTGGCGCTGCTGGCGGAGCTGGAAGCCTTTGCGCAGGAAATGCATGACGGATGGCAAGGTAAAGAAGCCGGTGTCTCTAAAGTAACGGACTGA
- a CDS encoding deoxyribonuclease IV: METISRQNKPQQQLIGAHMSAAGGVHKAVERAEAAGATALQVFTRNQRQWNAPPLEEHDAELFTAAVRRWGGYPVSSHASYLINPAADTPEGAERSVALMADELQRAGRLGIEMVVVHPGAHKGQGEAAGAALAAARLDEALERCGSPAVMVLLENTAGQGTMLGASFAGLAAVIEASRMPERYGICLDTAHAFGAGYDLRDAALYDAAIRELDVCAGLDRLRLVHANDSLTGLGSRRDRHTHIGQGELGEAAFRLLMRDERLHHVPKVLETPKGKGPEEDMMNMAVLRRLACP, translated from the coding sequence ATGGAAACTATATCACGTCAGAACAAGCCGCAACAGCAGTTGATCGGGGCGCATATGTCCGCGGCGGGCGGCGTGCACAAGGCCGTTGAGCGCGCAGAGGCAGCAGGAGCCACAGCGCTGCAGGTGTTTACACGCAACCAGCGTCAGTGGAACGCCCCGCCGCTGGAAGAGCATGACGCAGAGCTGTTTACGGCGGCCGTGCGCCGCTGGGGCGGATATCCGGTATCGTCACATGCATCGTATCTGATAAACCCCGCTGCGGACACGCCGGAAGGGGCTGAGCGCTCGGTGGCGCTGATGGCTGACGAACTGCAGCGTGCGGGCAGACTGGGCATTGAAATGGTTGTGGTGCACCCCGGAGCGCATAAAGGACAGGGAGAAGCAGCCGGTGCCGCGCTGGCGGCGGCGCGTCTGGATGAAGCGCTGGAACGCTGCGGCAGTCCCGCGGTTATGGTGCTGCTGGAAAACACGGCGGGGCAGGGCACCATGCTGGGGGCGTCATTTGCCGGACTGGCGGCTGTCATTGAAGCTTCGCGCATGCCGGAACGCTATGGCATATGCCTTGATACGGCGCATGCATTCGGTGCCGGATATGATCTGCGAGACGCGGCATTATATGATGCTGCCATACGTGAACTGGATGTCTGTGCGGGACTGGACAGGCTGCGGCTGGTGCATGCCAACGACTCGCTGACCGGACTGGGCAGCCGCAGAGACAGGCATACCCACATAGGGCAGGGAGAACTGGGCGAAGCGGCTTTCCGCCTGCTGATGCGTGACGAGCGGCTGCACCATGTGCCCAAGGTGCTTGAAACCCCCAAGGGAAAAGGGCCGGAAGAAGACATGATGAATATGGCTGTGCTCCGGAGGCTTGCCTGCCCCTAG
- a CDS encoding SMR family transporter: MTFSSILTAGLLLVMLAAALDVAANLLLAKSRGFTVRRYGVMALAAVGLAFVCLSFAVRSMDLAVAYAMWGGFGILGTSLGGWVLFGQKMAPSAWAGIALLTCGLAMLHIS; the protein is encoded by the coding sequence ATGACATTTTCGTCGATACTGACAGCAGGACTGCTGCTGGTAATGCTGGCGGCGGCACTGGATGTGGCTGCCAACCTGCTGCTGGCAAAGTCCCGGGGATTTACCGTGCGCCGGTACGGCGTGATGGCGCTGGCAGCTGTGGGGCTTGCTTTTGTCTGCCTGTCTTTTGCAGTGCGCAGTATGGATCTGGCCGTTGCCTACGCCATGTGGGGCGGTTTCGGTATTCTGGGTACCTCGCTGGGCGGCTGGGTGCTGTTCGGGCAGAAAATGGCGCCCAGTGCATGGGCCGGAATTGCCCTGCTTACCTGCGGGCTGGCCATGCTGCACATCAGCTGA
- a CDS encoding DMT family transporter: MSAPRAYHWLCLTGAVFFEVAGTTLMKASQSWSMAFGAEAGVVIMLLFIGVSYYLLSLSTTALPVGVAFAFWEGVGLAFITLASVFILGEQMSLLRFAALCAVLGGVLLVHHGTSSGNRQQAEPAGVVQPRRGEQS, from the coding sequence ATGTCCGCACCACGTGCGTATCACTGGCTGTGTCTTACCGGCGCGGTCTTTTTCGAGGTGGCCGGTACCACACTGATGAAGGCTTCACAAAGCTGGAGCATGGCTTTCGGGGCCGAGGCCGGAGTGGTGATCATGCTGCTGTTCATCGGTGTTTCGTACTATCTGCTTTCACTTTCCACCACGGCGCTGCCCGTGGGGGTGGCTTTTGCTTTCTGGGAGGGGGTCGGACTTGCATTCATCACGCTCGCCAGTGTGTTCATTCTGGGCGAACAGATGAGTCTGCTGCGTTTTGCTGCGCTGTGTGCTGTGCTGGGCGGCGTGCTGCTGGTGCACCACGGCACTTCTTCCGGCAACCGGCAACAGGCGGAACCCGCCGGTGTGGTTCAGCCGCGCAGAGGGGAACAGTCATGA
- a CDS encoding YcaO-like family protein: MSATMHYTYTLTGTEATTGYFSCEPPRGLSFAGGLAWLEEHPADDFMHLWLLRRLATFEQKKIRTMITRECAGRPVLEALLYELCLLTPRFAALRERFAPGAPARLSACTPLPYIKWSLQPDSGLHARWTELFRANMHDHRMLPHPDDEELPPLFDLGSVSALWLPRNTVPVADLRQQVADRPRDTGWRRPPAHETAMLALERLVEHDVIGGVEMRHVASLSPIALLRQWRLDTGIQAGRNNHTLCGLATTYGRGLSLADARVSYAMEMVERASSYASVSVQDGVLQVTGRACRTPVTVARLSELRARGIEAVDPADFPLEAPYQDEPLHWMEGRSPGPDGEVTVLVPVQMVFLFCNLDEVSLYTAPGSTGLASGNIPEEAKVAALTEIIERDAEATMPYSWQRCFTLTTEDPALKMLLDDYAARGVHLQFQDITTDFGVPCYKAFVTGRDGTVTRATGAGLDGRRAIVSCLTETPYPYPDSPPSAPAPSHIPVRRLEELPDMSMGNVHDNLALLEAMFTANGRTPVYVDITRDDLGFPVVRALVPGMELTADFTPFTRINPRLYRRYLDMFR; encoded by the coding sequence ATGTCCGCAACAATGCATTACACATACACACTCACCGGCACAGAGGCCACCACAGGGTATTTTTCATGCGAGCCGCCGCGCGGTCTCAGCTTTGCCGGAGGACTGGCATGGCTGGAGGAACACCCCGCCGATGACTTCATGCACCTGTGGCTGCTCCGCAGGCTTGCCACCTTTGAGCAGAAAAAAATCCGCACCATGATCACCAGAGAATGTGCCGGACGCCCTGTACTGGAAGCGCTGCTGTACGAGCTCTGCCTGCTTACGCCCCGTTTCGCCGCCCTGCGCGAACGCTTTGCCCCCGGAGCCCCCGCGCGGCTTTCAGCCTGTACCCCGCTACCCTACATCAAATGGTCACTGCAGCCAGACAGCGGCCTGCATGCCCGGTGGACAGAACTTTTCCGGGCCAACATGCACGATCACCGCATGCTGCCGCACCCCGACGATGAAGAGCTGCCCCCGCTGTTTGATCTCGGGTCGGTCTCTGCACTGTGGCTGCCCCGCAACACAGTGCCGGTGGCCGATCTGCGGCAGCAGGTTGCAGACCGGCCGCGCGATACGGGCTGGCGGCGTCCGCCTGCGCACGAAACAGCCATGCTGGCGCTGGAACGCCTGGTCGAGCATGATGTGATCGGGGGCGTGGAAATGCGACACGTGGCTTCGCTGAGCCCCATCGCGCTGCTGCGCCAGTGGCGGCTGGACACCGGAATACAGGCGGGCCGCAACAATCACACACTATGCGGACTTGCCACCACATACGGAAGAGGGCTTTCACTGGCGGACGCCCGTGTTTCATACGCCATGGAAATGGTTGAACGGGCTTCTTCGTATGCTTCGGTGTCTGTTCAGGACGGTGTATTGCAGGTGACCGGCAGAGCCTGCCGTACACCTGTGACCGTGGCGCGCCTTTCCGAACTGCGGGCCCGCGGCATTGAAGCTGTCGACCCTGCCGATTTTCCGCTGGAAGCGCCCTATCAGGACGAGCCGCTGCACTGGATGGAAGGCCGCTCACCGGGGCCGGACGGCGAAGTGACTGTACTGGTGCCCGTACAGATGGTTTTTCTGTTCTGCAACCTTGATGAAGTGTCTTTATACACGGCTCCCGGTTCCACGGGGCTTGCCTCCGGCAATATACCGGAAGAAGCCAAAGTGGCAGCCCTGACGGAAATCATCGAACGTGATGCGGAAGCCACCATGCCGTACAGCTGGCAGCGGTGCTTCACGCTGACCACGGAAGACCCCGCCCTGAAAATGCTGCTGGACGATTACGCCGCCCGCGGTGTGCATCTGCAGTTTCAGGATATCACCACCGACTTCGGGGTGCCCTGCTACAAAGCATTCGTCACAGGCCGCGACGGCACTGTCACCCGCGCCACAGGCGCCGGGCTGGACGGCCGGCGGGCCATTGTGTCATGCCTTACCGAAACGCCGTATCCGTATCCGGACAGCCCGCCTTCGGCCCCCGCGCCTTCACATATTCCTGTGCGCAGGCTTGAAGAACTGCCCGATATGAGCATGGGTAACGTCCATGACAATCTGGCGCTGCTGGAAGCCATGTTCACCGCCAACGGCAGAACACCCGTTTATGTGGATATCACCCGCGATGATCTGGGCTTTCCCGTTGTCAGAGCGTTGGTGCCCGGCATGGAACTGACAGCGGACTTCACGCCGTTCACCCGTATCAATCCCCGGCTGTACCGGCGGTATCTCGACATGTTCCGCTGA
- a CDS encoding calcium/sodium antiporter has product MPIFDLFFLALGGLLLWFGADRLVEGASALARRVGISELVIGLTIVALGTSLPEFLVSFTAAVTGYSSISVANVVGSNIFNLGLILGGVAMLRPVMPERDIMQRDAPILVCCTTFILVCASVTGSLPRWAGAVLTLTFAGYIAWLIIKSRMEFAAVNASLQTVLSSRTGSTLNSPVLPGEPDRTAAELPLWRALGGIAAGLIALTLGSRLVVNGATAIAAWLGVSEWLIGLTIVAGGTSLPELVTCVVASFKGRNEMMLGNLIGSDLFNFAGVLGITALLRPLSVDASALPNLALSVFTVLLILLLLRLRGRLGKAEGLLLLTFGLGRWVLDAFSTPPL; this is encoded by the coding sequence ATGCCTATTTTCGATCTCTTTTTCCTCGCACTGGGCGGCCTGCTGCTGTGGTTCGGCGCCGACAGACTGGTGGAAGGCGCCTCGGCGCTGGCCCGCCGCGTCGGCATCTCCGAACTGGTCATAGGCCTTACCATCGTGGCCCTCGGCACGTCTCTTCCGGAATTTCTCGTGTCTTTCACAGCCGCGGTCACCGGATATTCCTCCATCTCCGTGGCCAATGTGGTGGGGTCAAACATATTCAATCTCGGACTCATTCTGGGCGGCGTGGCCATGCTGCGTCCCGTCATGCCCGAGCGCGACATAATGCAGCGCGACGCCCCCATTCTGGTCTGCTGCACCACCTTCATACTGGTCTGCGCTTCCGTCACGGGGTCGCTGCCACGCTGGGCCGGTGCCGTGCTTACCCTGACGTTTGCGGGATACATCGCATGGCTCATCATCAAAAGCCGCATGGAATTCGCAGCAGTAAACGCTTCGCTGCAGACAGTGCTGAGCAGCCGGACGGGTTCGACTCTGAACAGTCCCGTGCTGCCCGGCGAACCGGACAGGACAGCAGCAGAACTGCCTCTCTGGCGGGCTCTTGGCGGAATAGCAGCCGGCCTCATTGCCCTTACACTGGGCAGCAGGCTGGTGGTCAACGGTGCAACCGCCATTGCCGCATGGCTGGGGGTAAGTGAATGGCTTATCGGGCTGACCATTGTGGCGGGCGGCACTTCGCTGCCCGAACTGGTCACCTGCGTCGTGGCATCGTTCAAGGGACGCAATGAAATGATGCTGGGCAACCTCATCGGCAGCGACCTGTTCAACTTTGCGGGAGTACTGGGTATAACGGCCCTGCTGCGACCACTCAGCGTTGATGCATCGGCACTTCCCAACCTTGCGCTCAGCGTCTTTACAGTGCTGCTTATTCTGCTGCTGCTCAGACTGCGCGGCAGGCTGGGCAAAGCGGAAGGCCTGCTGCTGCTCACATTCGGACTGGGACGCTGGGTGCTGGATGCATTCAGCACGCCCCCGCTGTAA
- a CDS encoding methyl-accepting chemotaxis protein — MFDKVTLSTKFYSGSIGVLVLAITLLCSVTMWLVSDGMTQLGTATLQSTTENLVTTIEMQDAITQEKVSSDLSVLEREMQGYGSLMLSELHAHQTRMVNQVTKEAATATIPALVLTSDEGMTPLYENFEIVDRVQKLIGGTATIFQVLPGKLLRISTNVLKLDGQRATGTYIPESSPVYKTVMRGETYRGKAFVVNAWYITAYKPLRDLGGNIVAVAYVGRKIMTPALTEALASISVGGLGFAFAYNDKGEMIYHPEHQGKTLSDIGVEQYFAGVQNGLVTYMRDGAEQIAYVRHFEPWGWHIGVQMSRKEALRGMDTMVLTGSLGVAALALVAGCISTWLLLRSITGSLNKLEGFTAAVATGDYNASVDYKADDAIGKTIAAVRRMVEVIKERLGFSNGILQGMATPCIVVDTQEKISYINQPALTLLHAQGSADSWTGQSIGKLFHNDASRRTILGDTVRDRQSQTNKELVLQRNGEDIFLRVDTAPLHDLDGALLGAFGLYTDMTENHRQNKAMQDKNDIIAQAAEQADGVSQNVSATAAELFGLIEEANQGAEVQKERTGEAATAMEEMNATVMEVARSAAEAASGADEARARAEEGARIVRDVISASRKVSDEAENLSSNMQLLGTQVEGISQIMNMINDIADQTNLLALNAAIEAARAGDAGRGFAVVADEVRKLAEKTMDATKQVTVAITEIQEGARRNLEATRKAVSSIEESTDLANQSGDALQQILNLSVETADQVRSIATAAEQQSAASEEISHATAEVDRISTETLQAMNRSADAVSQLAEEARRLQQIIEMMTSE, encoded by the coding sequence ATGTTTGATAAAGTGACACTCTCGACAAAATTCTACTCCGGCAGCATCGGGGTTCTGGTGCTGGCCATTACACTGCTGTGCAGTGTGACCATGTGGCTTGTGAGTGACGGCATGACGCAGCTGGGCACAGCCACACTGCAGTCGACCACTGAAAATCTGGTTACCACCATAGAAATGCAGGACGCCATCACACAGGAAAAGGTAAGCTCCGACCTCAGTGTGCTTGAACGCGAAATGCAGGGCTACGGTTCGCTGATGCTGAGCGAGCTGCATGCGCATCAGACCCGTATGGTCAATCAGGTCACCAAGGAAGCCGCCACCGCAACCATACCCGCACTGGTGCTTACCTCAGACGAAGGTATGACCCCGTTGTATGAAAACTTTGAAATAGTGGACAGAGTGCAGAAGCTCATCGGCGGCACGGCCACTATTTTTCAGGTGCTGCCCGGCAAACTGCTGCGCATATCGACCAACGTGCTCAAACTGGACGGACAACGGGCCACCGGAACATACATACCGGAATCAAGTCCTGTATATAAAACAGTCATGCGCGGTGAAACCTACAGGGGCAAAGCCTTTGTCGTCAACGCATGGTATATCACTGCGTACAAGCCTCTGCGCGATCTGGGCGGCAATATAGTGGCTGTGGCCTATGTGGGCCGTAAAATAATGACTCCCGCCCTTACCGAAGCCCTCGCCAGCATCAGCGTGGGGGGCCTCGGTTTTGCCTTTGCCTACAACGACAAGGGCGAAATGATATACCACCCCGAGCATCAGGGCAAAACACTTTCAGACATCGGCGTGGAACAATACTTTGCCGGTGTGCAGAACGGACTGGTGACCTATATGCGCGACGGGGCGGAACAGATAGCCTATGTCAGACATTTTGAACCATGGGGCTGGCACATCGGCGTGCAGATGAGCCGCAAAGAAGCACTGCGCGGCATGGACACCATGGTGCTTACCGGCTCGCTGGGGGTGGCAGCTCTGGCACTGGTGGCCGGCTGTATCTCCACATGGCTGCTGCTGCGCAGTATCACCGGTTCGCTGAACAAGCTGGAAGGCTTTACCGCGGCAGTGGCAACGGGCGACTACAACGCCTCGGTGGACTACAAGGCCGACGATGCCATAGGCAAAACCATTGCAGCCGTCCGGCGCATGGTGGAAGTCATCAAGGAACGCCTCGGCTTTTCCAACGGTATCCTGCAAGGTATGGCCACACCCTGCATCGTTGTGGATACGCAGGAAAAAATATCCTACATCAACCAGCCGGCCCTCACGCTGCTGCATGCACAGGGTTCCGCAGACAGCTGGACCGGACAATCCATCGGCAAACTGTTCCACAACGACGCATCACGCCGCACCATTCTGGGCGATACAGTGCGCGACAGGCAGTCGCAGACCAACAAAGAACTGGTGCTGCAACGCAACGGAGAAGACATTTTCCTGCGGGTGGACACCGCGCCTCTGCATGACCTTGACGGTGCCCTGCTGGGAGCTTTCGGCCTGTACACCGACATGACCGAAAACCACCGCCAGAACAAAGCCATGCAGGATAAAAACGACATCATAGCGCAGGCTGCCGAACAGGCCGACGGTGTCTCGCAGAACGTATCAGCCACAGCTGCCGAGCTGTTCGGACTCATCGAAGAGGCCAATCAGGGGGCCGAGGTACAGAAAGAGCGCACCGGCGAAGCCGCCACAGCCATGGAGGAAATGAACGCCACAGTCATGGAAGTTGCGCGCAGTGCCGCAGAGGCCGCATCGGGCGCGGATGAAGCGCGTGCCAGAGCCGAAGAAGGCGCGCGCATCGTCAGAGATGTCATAAGCGCCAGCCGCAAGGTTTCGGATGAAGCGGAAAACCTGAGCAGCAACATGCAGCTGCTGGGCACACAGGTGGAAGGCATCAGTCAGATTATGAACATGATCAACGACATAGCCGACCAGACAAACCTGCTTGCCCTGAACGCCGCCATTGAAGCCGCACGGGCAGGCGATGCAGGACGCGGATTTGCCGTGGTAGCCGACGAAGTGCGTAAACTGGCAGAAAAAACCATGGACGCCACCAAACAGGTGACTGTGGCCATTACGGAAATTCAGGAAGGCGCCCGCCGCAACCTTGAAGCAACCCGCAAGGCCGTCAGCAGCATCGAGGAAAGTACCGACCTTGCCAACCAGTCGGGCGACGCACTGCAGCAGATTCTGAATCTTTCCGTGGAAACTGCCGATCAGGTACGCTCCATCGCCACCGCCGCAGAACAGCAGTCCGCGGCATCCGAAGAAATAAGCCATGCCACGGCAGAGGTGGACCGCATTTCAACGGAAACCCTGCAGGCAATGAACCGGTCGGCCGACGCAGTGAGCCAGCTGGCGGAAGAAGCACGCCGCCTTCAGCAGATTATTGAAATGATGACCAGCGAATAG
- a CDS encoding metallophosphoesterase, whose product MLYTVFIGLSAFFALYTGLRLIRPSRLGFWARTVAWCCLCYAWGSIPAEGFLRHAGVESRTIDVIAFGGAVAFGVASLLLVLLLSRDSLLLLWHARRVLPRRRPRPLHDASRRQFIQGASGTGVMALAGVFSGTAMYGAMRVPAVRDIQMPVHGLHPALDGYTVVQLSDLHVGAFLGVDWLQGVVERANAAGADLIAVTGDIVDGSPRHLREQVEPLRRLQAPDGVFGVSGNHEYYSGISRWLPVLESLGLNMLENRSVRIRRGEATLLLGGVSDYAAHRFGRQYASDSRKAMLHGEDTDFKLLLAHQPASVFAAEKAGWNAMLCGHTHGGQVFPFMAVVSMVQPYLAGLYRHGAMQLYVSRGTGFWGPPFRLGAPAEISRVILRRA is encoded by the coding sequence GTGCTGTACACCGTCTTTATAGGCCTGTCGGCTTTTTTTGCCCTGTATACCGGTCTGCGCCTTATCAGGCCGTCGCGGCTGGGGTTCTGGGCCCGCACAGTGGCCTGGTGCTGTCTGTGCTATGCGTGGGGCAGCATTCCCGCTGAAGGTTTTCTGCGTCATGCCGGTGTTGAAAGCCGGACCATTGACGTAATCGCCTTCGGCGGGGCCGTTGCGTTCGGCGTGGCTTCGCTGTTGCTTGTTCTGCTGCTTTCGCGCGACTCTTTGCTTCTGCTGTGGCATGCACGGCGTGTGCTGCCCCGCCGCAGGCCGCGTCCGCTGCACGATGCTTCACGGCGGCAGTTTATTCAGGGGGCTTCGGGTACCGGTGTCATGGCGCTTGCGGGCGTGTTTTCCGGTACGGCCATGTACGGCGCCATGCGTGTTCCCGCCGTGCGGGACATACAGATGCCCGTGCACGGGCTGCACCCCGCGCTGGACGGGTACACCGTTGTGCAGCTTTCTGACCTGCATGTGGGTGCCTTTCTGGGAGTGGACTGGCTGCAAGGTGTGGTGGAGCGCGCCAATGCCGCCGGTGCAGACCTGATTGCCGTCACCGGCGATATTGTGGACGGTTCGCCCCGGCATCTGCGGGAACAGGTAGAGCCTCTGCGCCGCCTGCAGGCGCCTGACGGTGTATTCGGTGTTTCCGGAAATCATGAATATTATTCGGGAATAAGCCGCTGGCTGCCTGTGCTGGAGTCGCTGGGGCTGAATATGCTTGAAAACCGCAGTGTGCGCATCCGCCGCGGTGAGGCTACGCTGCTGCTGGGCGGTGTGAGCGATTATGCCGCCCACCGTTTCGGGCGGCAGTACGCCAGCGACAGCCGCAAGGCCATGCTGCATGGTGAGGACACGGATTTTAAACTGTTGCTGGCCCATCAGCCCGCCAGCGTCTTTGCGGCGGAAAAAGCAGGATGGAACGCCATGCTGTGCGGACATACCCACGGCGGGCAGGTGTTTCCCTTTATGGCGGTTGTCAGCATGGTGCAGCCGTATCTGGCCGGATTGTACCGTCATGGTGCCATGCAGCTTTATGTAAGCCGCGGCACGGGTTTCTGGGGGCCGCCTTTCCGGCTGGGCGCACCGGCAGAAATTTCGCGCGTCATTCTGCGCCGTGCATAA